One window from the genome of Labilithrix sp. encodes:
- the ileS gene encoding isoleucine--tRNA ligase, which produces MTTTPRFDKVRTELDFPRDEREILAFWKEGKIFEKSLAKTKGGAPFVFYEGPPTANGLPHNGHVLTRVVKDLFPRYKTMRGYHVARKAGWDTHGLPVEVEVEKELHIHGKAAIEAYGVEPFVKRCIESVFRYTNVWEYNTERVAYWADLENAYVTYHRSYVESVWWALSQLFEKGLLYQGHKVVWWWAQGGTALSSAEVGLGYKEVDDPSVFVAFPLAGHPKRALAVWTTTPWTLPSNMYAAINPKYEYAVVKGDPEKVKSAATKKALEMELVVAKDLVDAVAKKLGTDLTVVETLPAGALAGQRYEPPFDLFKEGAPDTAWRVITADFVTLDAGTGIVHIAPAFGEDDFQAHRKLYGADAAIFCAVKPDGTFIDEMKDVGRGYAGRWVKEADKDLQEDLKAKGLLIHAEQYRHPYPFCWRSDQDPLIQLARPAWYIRTTQLKDQAIANNRAVSWLPEHIKEGRMGDFLANNVDWALSRERYWGTPLNVWINDVTGKMETPSSVDAILAKNPRAFDHWSEAKKKDPSLNDHLIVHKPWIDQVTWQNPGEEGTYRRVPEVIDCWFDSGCMPFAQWGFPHKGQEEFKQSFPADFISEAIDQTRGWFYSLLMISTLVFDEETQKKYGLAPVRSIPHPYKTCIVLGLVSDKEGKKESKSKGNYTSPDIILDKVEMQFAVAGEHKGVAAEKGTAFIAKEDLEGMDLKEGAKVIVGKDTTMTAKIGKGLPRRVVVLHEADRAELKLTLAPASLKPSEVPFLPEHQRVALIDPSMPSPGADAFRWFFYASNPPWSNTRHSLANVRELQKETLVKLRNVYSFFTIYANIDGFDPTQAPIPPKERPEIDRWILSELHLMVDAVTKDLDGYDLYTATGRITAFVDALSNWYVRRSRDRFWSPLEEGRLGASKRAAYETLYTCLTTVARVMAPFTPYLSDTIWRNLAVKGAGHADASVHLTTWPAHDAALVDRGLSRSIEAVRDLVSLGLQVRTQAKLKVRQPLGVAKLILADATMADRLAPYHEMIADELNVLEVEVLTSQADEYVTYKVKPNFRTLGQKGMGKQAQDLKKSMGAMSAADAQALVGKLLADGKANVHGVDLDREDVEVAFDAKEGWAAAGGRIGVVVLDTRLDDALKDLGYLRELLNRIQTARKELGLEFVDRIALTIEGTDRTKRVVTANEKVIVGECLATTVTLAPAGAAAREVDVEGDQVRLTIARS; this is translated from the coding sequence ATGACGACGACGCCTCGCTTCGACAAGGTCCGCACCGAGCTCGATTTCCCGCGCGACGAGCGAGAGATCCTCGCGTTCTGGAAAGAGGGGAAGATCTTCGAGAAGTCGCTCGCGAAGACGAAGGGCGGCGCCCCCTTCGTCTTCTACGAAGGCCCCCCCACCGCGAACGGCCTCCCGCACAACGGCCACGTCCTCACGCGCGTCGTGAAGGACCTCTTCCCTCGCTACAAGACGATGCGCGGCTACCACGTCGCGCGCAAGGCGGGCTGGGACACGCACGGGCTCCCGGTCGAGGTCGAGGTCGAGAAGGAGCTCCACATCCACGGCAAGGCCGCGATCGAGGCCTACGGCGTCGAGCCGTTCGTGAAGCGCTGCATCGAGTCCGTGTTCCGGTACACGAACGTCTGGGAGTACAACACCGAGCGCGTCGCCTACTGGGCCGACCTCGAGAACGCGTACGTCACGTACCACCGCTCCTACGTCGAGAGCGTGTGGTGGGCGCTCTCGCAGCTCTTCGAGAAGGGCCTCCTCTACCAGGGCCACAAGGTCGTCTGGTGGTGGGCCCAGGGCGGCACCGCGCTCTCCTCCGCCGAGGTCGGCCTCGGCTACAAGGAGGTCGACGATCCGTCCGTGTTCGTCGCGTTCCCCCTCGCCGGCCACCCGAAGCGCGCGCTCGCGGTGTGGACGACGACGCCGTGGACCCTGCCGTCCAACATGTACGCGGCGATCAACCCGAAGTACGAGTACGCCGTCGTCAAAGGCGATCCCGAGAAGGTGAAGTCCGCCGCGACGAAGAAGGCGCTCGAGATGGAGCTCGTCGTCGCGAAGGACCTCGTCGACGCCGTCGCGAAGAAGCTCGGCACCGACCTCACCGTGGTCGAGACGCTCCCCGCCGGCGCGCTCGCAGGGCAGCGGTACGAGCCGCCCTTCGACCTCTTCAAAGAAGGCGCGCCCGACACGGCCTGGCGCGTGATCACCGCCGACTTCGTCACGCTCGACGCCGGCACCGGCATCGTCCACATCGCGCCCGCGTTCGGCGAGGACGACTTCCAGGCGCACCGGAAGCTCTACGGCGCGGACGCCGCCATCTTCTGCGCGGTGAAGCCGGACGGCACGTTCATCGACGAGATGAAGGACGTCGGTCGCGGCTACGCCGGCCGCTGGGTGAAGGAGGCGGACAAGGACCTCCAGGAGGACCTCAAGGCGAAGGGCCTCCTCATCCACGCCGAGCAGTACCGCCACCCGTACCCGTTCTGCTGGCGCTCCGACCAGGACCCGCTCATCCAGCTCGCGCGCCCCGCGTGGTACATCCGCACGACGCAGCTCAAGGACCAGGCGATCGCGAACAACCGCGCGGTGAGCTGGCTGCCCGAGCACATCAAGGAAGGACGCATGGGCGACTTCCTCGCGAACAACGTCGACTGGGCGCTCTCGCGCGAGCGCTACTGGGGCACGCCGCTCAACGTCTGGATCAACGACGTGACCGGCAAGATGGAGACGCCGTCCTCGGTCGACGCGATCCTCGCGAAGAACCCGCGCGCCTTCGATCACTGGAGCGAGGCGAAGAAGAAGGACCCGTCGCTCAACGACCACCTCATCGTCCACAAGCCGTGGATCGATCAGGTCACGTGGCAGAACCCGGGCGAGGAGGGGACCTACCGCCGCGTGCCCGAGGTCATCGACTGCTGGTTCGACTCCGGCTGCATGCCGTTCGCGCAGTGGGGCTTCCCGCACAAAGGCCAGGAGGAGTTCAAGCAGAGCTTCCCCGCCGACTTCATCAGCGAGGCGATCGACCAGACCCGCGGCTGGTTCTACTCGCTCCTCATGATCTCCACGCTCGTGTTCGACGAGGAGACGCAGAAGAAGTACGGCCTCGCGCCGGTCCGCTCGATCCCGCATCCGTACAAGACGTGCATCGTCCTCGGTCTCGTCTCGGACAAGGAGGGCAAGAAGGAGTCGAAGTCGAAGGGCAACTACACGAGCCCCGACATCATCCTCGACAAGGTCGAGATGCAGTTCGCCGTCGCCGGCGAGCACAAGGGCGTCGCCGCGGAGAAGGGGACCGCCTTCATCGCGAAGGAAGACCTCGAGGGCATGGACCTCAAGGAGGGCGCGAAGGTCATCGTCGGGAAGGACACCACGATGACGGCGAAGATCGGCAAGGGCCTCCCGCGCCGCGTGGTCGTGCTCCACGAAGCCGACCGCGCGGAGTTGAAGCTCACGCTCGCCCCCGCGAGCCTGAAGCCCTCCGAGGTGCCGTTCCTCCCCGAGCATCAGCGCGTCGCGCTCATCGATCCGTCGATGCCGTCGCCGGGCGCGGACGCGTTCCGCTGGTTCTTCTACGCGTCGAACCCGCCGTGGTCGAACACGCGCCACTCGCTCGCGAACGTGCGTGAGCTCCAGAAGGAGACGCTGGTCAAGCTCCGGAACGTCTACTCGTTCTTCACCATCTACGCGAACATCGACGGCTTCGACCCCACCCAGGCGCCGATCCCGCCGAAGGAGCGGCCGGAGATCGATCGCTGGATCCTCTCCGAGCTCCACCTCATGGTCGACGCCGTCACGAAGGACCTCGACGGCTACGACCTCTACACCGCGACGGGCCGCATCACCGCGTTCGTCGACGCGCTCTCGAACTGGTACGTCCGCCGCTCGCGCGATCGCTTCTGGTCTCCGCTCGAGGAGGGCAGGCTCGGCGCGAGCAAGCGCGCGGCGTACGAGACGCTCTACACGTGCCTCACGACCGTCGCGCGGGTGATGGCGCCGTTCACGCCGTACCTCAGCGACACGATCTGGCGGAACCTCGCGGTGAAGGGCGCGGGCCACGCCGACGCGTCGGTCCACCTCACGACGTGGCCGGCCCACGACGCGGCGCTCGTCGATCGCGGCCTCTCGCGCTCGATCGAGGCGGTGCGCGACCTCGTCAGCCTCGGCCTCCAGGTCCGCACGCAGGCGAAGCTGAAGGTGCGCCAGCCGCTCGGCGTCGCGAAGCTGATCCTCGCCGACGCGACGATGGCGGACCGCCTCGCGCCGTACCACGAGATGATCGCGGACGAGCTCAACGTGCTCGAGGTCGAGGTGCTCACGAGCCAGGCGGACGAGTACGTCACGTACAAGGTGAAGCCGAACTTCCGCACCCTCGGGCAGAAGGGGATGGGGAAGCAGGCGCAGGACCTGAAGAAGTCGATGGGCGCGATGAGCGCGGCCGACGCGCAGGCGCTCGTCGGCAAGCTGCTCGCCGACGGCAAGGCGAACGTGCACGGCGTGGACCTCGATCGCGAGGACGTCGAGGTCGCGTTCGACGCGAAGGAGGGCTGGGCGGCGGCGGGCGGACGGATCGGCGTCGTCGTACTCGACACGCGCCTCGACGACGCGCTCAAGGACCTCGGCTACCTGCGCGAGCTGTTGAACCGCATCCAGACCGCGCGCAAGGAGCTCGGCCTCGAGTTCGTCGACCGCATCGCGCTCACGATCGAGGGCACCGACCGCACGAAGCGCGTCGTCACCGCGAACGAGAAGGTGATCGTAGGCGAGTGCCTCGCGACGACCGTGACGCTCGCTCCTGCCGGCGCCGCCGCGCGCGAGGTCGACGTCGAAGGCGATCAGGTCCGGCTGACGATCGCGCGCTCCTAG
- a CDS encoding acyl carrier protein, whose translation MTNLKEELRALIAEIAEKDEIPDDVAFKDLGIDSMMGVEIVAAIERKYQVKIADAELVEVTTLNNAMALVQKKRGADTDATVNAAE comes from the coding sequence ATGACGAACCTTAAAGAAGAGCTCCGCGCGCTGATCGCCGAGATCGCCGAAAAGGACGAAATCCCCGACGACGTGGCGTTCAAGGACCTCGGCATCGACTCGATGATGGGCGTCGAAATCGTCGCGGCGATCGAGCGCAAGTACCAGGTGAAGATCGCCGACGCCGAGCTCGTCGAGGTCACCACCCTCAACAACGCGATGGCCCTCGTCCAAAAGAAGCGAGGCGCCGACACCGACGCCACCGTCAACGCCGCGGAGTAG
- a CDS encoding acyl carrier protein — MPSRSELLDTFRNTATEVAERDFQGVMESSKIAELGIDSLGMLEIIGSLERELRIQIPDECLAGVVTVEDLLNAVESRKQEQRT, encoded by the coding sequence ATGCCCAGTCGTTCCGAGCTCCTCGACACCTTCCGCAACACGGCGACCGAGGTCGCGGAGCGGGACTTTCAGGGAGTGATGGAGAGCTCGAAGATCGCGGAGCTGGGGATCGACTCGCTGGGGATGCTGGAGATCATCGGCTCGCTCGAGCGCGAGCTGCGCATCCAGATCCCGGACGAGTGTCTCGCCGGCGTCGTGACTGTCGAAGATTTGCTCAACGCCGTCGAATCGAGGAAACAGGAGCAGAGGACCTGA
- a CDS encoding fatty acyl-AMP ligase, translating to MTDLAQEIERSRDRDPSRVPPTLAEALRQLRDRTERGFVFVRADGSERFCSFKDLGIEAERRAAQLHARGLTKGDRLAIAVPDPDEFVLSFLGAVMGGIVPVPISPQLSFKNIEGYHDTVAHIANASGASLLLTTTATKQYVDPAAPRAPKLRGVLTVDELAATDAPATVDVQVEPGDLAFLQFTSGSTSRPKGVMVTHRNLAWNSESFMIHGLAKDSSFDKGVTWLPLFHDMGLIGFAIGTLFTDIPVVFLPTASFVRNPRIWLDKIHQHRGTITYAPNFAYQLVTKRIKDKDITELDLSCLHRAGCGAEPIQARTLREFAAKLAPAKFDARAFLPSYGMAEATLAITFVPHFTGVRTDTIEKASLEKGEAKPAAEGEDQSQGQELVSCGHPFPEHHVAVVDENGAKLGDRQVGQIITRGPSVSAGYYNEPELTAEAFKPGPDGATWLYTGDLGYTVTRADGRPEVFICGRLKDMIIVRGRNFYPNDLEWVVSELPSVRRGNVVAFSVDVDGPEGRAEQLVVAAEAFQSDAAALEKAIAEAILSNFSLTTHEVAIVPQGTLPRTSSGKPQRRKTKQMYLDGTLPRARAVQDNTGKPEDAGASA from the coding sequence ATGACGGATCTCGCCCAGGAAATCGAGCGATCGCGCGATCGCGATCCGTCGCGCGTGCCCCCGACGCTCGCCGAGGCCCTCCGCCAGCTCCGCGATCGCACCGAGCGCGGCTTCGTCTTCGTGCGGGCCGACGGCAGCGAGCGTTTCTGCTCGTTCAAGGACCTCGGCATCGAGGCGGAGAGACGCGCGGCGCAGCTCCACGCGCGCGGCCTCACGAAGGGCGATCGCCTCGCGATCGCGGTGCCGGATCCCGACGAGTTCGTCCTCTCGTTCCTCGGCGCGGTGATGGGCGGCATCGTGCCGGTCCCGATCTCGCCGCAGCTCTCGTTCAAGAACATCGAGGGCTACCACGACACGGTCGCGCACATCGCGAACGCGTCGGGCGCCTCGCTCCTCCTCACGACCACCGCGACGAAGCAATACGTCGACCCGGCCGCGCCGCGCGCGCCGAAGCTCCGCGGCGTGCTCACCGTCGACGAGCTCGCCGCGACCGACGCGCCGGCGACGGTCGACGTGCAGGTAGAACCCGGCGATCTCGCGTTCCTCCAGTTCACGTCCGGCAGCACGTCGCGGCCGAAGGGCGTGATGGTCACGCACCGGAACCTCGCCTGGAACAGCGAGAGCTTCATGATCCACGGCCTCGCGAAGGACTCGTCCTTCGACAAGGGCGTGACGTGGCTCCCGCTCTTCCACGACATGGGGCTCATCGGCTTCGCGATCGGCACCTTGTTCACCGACATCCCGGTCGTCTTCCTTCCGACCGCGAGCTTCGTCCGCAACCCGCGCATCTGGCTCGACAAGATCCACCAGCACCGCGGCACGATCACGTACGCGCCCAATTTCGCGTACCAGCTCGTCACGAAGCGGATCAAAGACAAGGACATCACGGAGCTCGATCTCTCGTGTCTCCATCGCGCCGGCTGCGGGGCGGAGCCGATTCAGGCGCGCACGCTGCGTGAGTTCGCGGCGAAGCTCGCGCCGGCGAAGTTCGACGCGCGCGCGTTCCTCCCGTCGTACGGGATGGCGGAGGCGACGCTCGCGATCACGTTCGTCCCGCACTTCACGGGCGTTCGCACCGACACGATCGAGAAGGCGTCGCTCGAGAAGGGCGAGGCGAAGCCGGCGGCCGAGGGTGAGGACCAGAGTCAGGGCCAGGAGCTCGTGAGCTGCGGGCATCCGTTCCCGGAGCATCACGTCGCGGTCGTCGACGAGAACGGCGCGAAGCTCGGCGACCGTCAGGTCGGCCAGATCATCACGCGCGGCCCCTCGGTCTCGGCGGGCTACTACAACGAGCCGGAGCTCACGGCGGAGGCGTTCAAGCCGGGCCCCGACGGCGCGACGTGGCTCTACACGGGCGATCTCGGCTACACGGTCACGCGCGCCGACGGGAGGCCGGAGGTCTTCATCTGCGGCCGGCTGAAGGACATGATCATCGTGCGGGGGCGCAACTTCTACCCCAACGACCTCGAGTGGGTCGTGAGCGAGCTTCCCAGTGTGCGCCGCGGCAACGTCGTGGCGTTCTCGGTGGATGTGGACGGACCGGAGGGGAGGGCCGAGCAGCTGGTCGTGGCGGCGGAGGCGTTCCAGTCCGACGCGGCCGCGCTCGAGAAGGCGATCGCGGAGGCGATCCTCTCGAATTTCTCGCTGACTACGCACGAAGTGGCGATCGTCCCGCAGGGGACGCTGCCGCGTACGTCGAGCGGCAAGCCGCAGCGGCGCAAGACGAAGCAGATGTATCTGGACGGCACACTGCCGCGGGCCCGCGCCGTGCAAGACAACACCGGAAAGCCGGAAGACGCCGGTGCGAGCGCGTAG
- a CDS encoding beta-ketoacyl-[acyl-carrier-protein] synthase family protein, with product MRVFITGVGVVSSIGLGKDAFFRALAEGKSGISPVESFDASSLGRSNAGEVKGFVARDHLSAAETRRMGRCSQMALAAARMAIADAALPEQALHGPRASVVLGTTMGEADVLEDLDHAWIAKGAAGVRRAWIPKYGSTLLSVHVARAVGSEGAVLTLPAACAAGNYAIGLASDLLRAGRADVIVTGAAEMLQELQYSGFVRLAAMAQERCQPFDLHRQGLILGEGAGVLVLESEAHAVKRNARVLAEVGGHGMTCDAYHITRPHPEAAGSISAMKQAIERSGLEPDAIDFVNAHGTGTKHNDSAESKVMRDVFGERKVPISSMKSMLGHCMGAASALEAIGCLLTLEQGLYPPTIGYETPDPECDVDVVANVARKGKADIVLNNSLAFGGYNSVTCLAKPGRLPAVT from the coding sequence GTGCGCGTCTTCATCACGGGCGTCGGTGTCGTCAGCTCGATCGGGCTGGGTAAGGACGCCTTCTTCCGCGCGCTCGCCGAAGGAAAGAGCGGGATCTCCCCCGTCGAGTCGTTCGACGCGTCGAGCCTCGGGCGCTCCAACGCGGGCGAGGTGAAGGGCTTCGTCGCGCGCGATCACCTGAGCGCGGCGGAGACGCGGCGCATGGGCCGCTGCTCGCAGATGGCGCTCGCCGCCGCGCGCATGGCGATCGCGGACGCCGCGCTCCCCGAGCAAGCGCTCCACGGTCCGCGCGCGTCGGTCGTCCTCGGCACGACGATGGGCGAGGCCGACGTGCTCGAGGACCTCGACCACGCGTGGATCGCGAAGGGCGCCGCCGGCGTCCGCCGCGCGTGGATCCCGAAGTACGGATCGACCCTCCTCTCCGTTCACGTCGCGCGCGCCGTCGGCTCCGAGGGCGCGGTCCTCACCCTCCCCGCCGCGTGCGCCGCGGGCAACTACGCGATCGGGCTCGCGTCCGATCTCCTCCGCGCCGGCCGGGCCGACGTCATCGTCACCGGCGCCGCCGAGATGCTGCAGGAGCTCCAGTACTCCGGCTTCGTGCGCCTCGCCGCGATGGCGCAGGAGCGGTGCCAGCCGTTCGACCTCCACCGGCAGGGCCTCATCCTCGGCGAAGGCGCGGGCGTCCTCGTCCTCGAGTCGGAGGCGCACGCGGTGAAGCGGAACGCGCGCGTGCTCGCCGAGGTCGGCGGCCACGGCATGACGTGCGACGCGTACCACATCACGCGGCCGCACCCCGAGGCGGCCGGCAGCATCAGCGCGATGAAGCAGGCGATCGAGCGGAGCGGCCTCGAGCCCGACGCGATCGACTTCGTGAACGCGCACGGCACCGGGACGAAGCACAACGACAGCGCCGAGTCGAAGGTGATGCGCGACGTCTTCGGCGAGCGGAAGGTGCCGATCTCGAGCATGAAGAGCATGCTCGGTCACTGCATGGGCGCCGCGAGCGCGCTCGAGGCGATCGGCTGCTTGCTCACCCTCGAGCAAGGCCTCTACCCGCCCACGATCGGCTACGAGACGCCCGATCCCGAGTGCGACGTCGACGTCGTCGCGAACGTCGCGCGCAAGGGCAAGGCCGACATCGTGCTGAACAACTCGCTCGCCTTCGGCGGCTACAACTCGGTCACGTGCCTGGCGAAGCCGGGCCGCTTGCCGGCGGTGACGTGA
- a CDS encoding pyridoxal phosphate-dependent aminotransferase family protein, with product MSWLDEKAHAELARIREAKENQVYPYFREFEKGGLHNSIGGRLIINFSSNDYLGLTDHPKVKEAAKKAVEKYACGLSSARPQATTVEHVELEQRLAKWFGFDSCLTFTTGYQAMVGTISAIADKDTTLILDSYSHACILDGSFLAAGVPGRAPEIRFFNHNSAKSLERILKTRERKNALVLVEGIYSLDGDKGHIAEFVEICARYDAVLLVDDAHGTGTLGAKGTGIVEELGLHGKVPIVVSTFSKTFGGIGGILLGSQDVTDLVKNSARSFLFSATLPVPVVAAASTILDMLESDGPALVKELHQKSEYFRGKLKEAGFELGTSNTHIMPVMCREERKTLFMHVALLECGVMMVPLVYPSVKQGEERLRVNITRGHTQEDMDTALELLKSYGEAFFVLSGEDIGPLEASA from the coding sequence ATGAGCTGGCTCGACGAGAAGGCCCACGCGGAGCTCGCGCGCATCCGCGAGGCGAAGGAAAACCAGGTCTATCCGTACTTCCGCGAGTTCGAGAAGGGCGGCCTGCACAACAGCATCGGCGGCCGGCTGATCATCAACTTCAGCTCGAACGACTACCTCGGCCTCACCGATCACCCGAAGGTGAAGGAGGCGGCGAAGAAGGCGGTCGAGAAGTACGCGTGCGGCCTCTCGAGCGCGCGGCCGCAGGCGACGACGGTCGAGCACGTCGAGCTCGAGCAGCGCCTCGCGAAGTGGTTCGGTTTCGACAGCTGCCTCACGTTCACGACCGGCTACCAGGCGATGGTCGGGACCATCTCCGCGATCGCGGACAAGGACACGACCCTCATCCTCGACAGCTACAGCCACGCCTGCATCCTCGACGGCTCCTTCCTCGCCGCCGGGGTGCCGGGGCGCGCGCCCGAGATCCGGTTTTTCAACCACAACTCGGCGAAGAGCCTCGAGCGCATCCTGAAGACGCGCGAGCGCAAGAACGCGCTCGTCCTCGTCGAGGGCATCTACTCGCTCGACGGCGACAAGGGGCACATCGCCGAGTTCGTCGAGATCTGCGCGCGCTACGACGCGGTCCTCCTCGTCGACGACGCGCACGGCACCGGCACCCTCGGGGCGAAGGGCACCGGCATCGTCGAGGAGCTCGGCCTCCACGGCAAGGTGCCGATCGTCGTGTCGACGTTCTCGAAGACGTTCGGCGGCATCGGCGGCATCCTCCTCGGCTCGCAGGACGTCACCGACCTCGTGAAGAACAGCGCGCGGAGCTTCCTCTTCAGCGCGACCCTCCCCGTCCCCGTCGTCGCGGCGGCGAGCACGATCCTCGACATGCTCGAGAGCGACGGCCCCGCCCTCGTGAAGGAGCTCCATCAGAAGTCGGAGTACTTCCGCGGCAAGCTGAAGGAGGCCGGCTTCGAGCTCGGCACGAGCAACACGCACATCATGCCGGTCATGTGCCGCGAGGAGCGGAAGACGCTCTTCATGCACGTCGCGCTCCTCGAGTGCGGCGTGATGATGGTGCCGCTCGTCTACCCGTCGGTGAAGCAGGGCGAGGAGCGGCTCCGCGTGAACATCACGCGCGGCCACACGCAAGAGGACATGGACACCGCCCTCGAGCTCTTGAAGTCCTACGGCGAGGCGTTCTTCGTCCTGTCGGGCGAGGACATCGGCCCGCTCGAAGCGAGCGCTTAG
- a CDS encoding acyl carrier protein, producing the protein MSTYDETLSITTEILRKHVDSGRAIGPKDHIQNDLGLDSLGVMELVADVEDRFEVSIPNDVLSDIATVEDIAKALMKLQESKQAS; encoded by the coding sequence ATGTCGACGTACGACGAGACGCTGAGCATCACGACGGAGATCCTGAGGAAGCACGTGGACAGCGGCCGCGCGATCGGCCCGAAGGACCACATCCAGAACGATCTCGGGCTCGACTCGCTCGGCGTGATGGAGCTCGTCGCCGACGTCGAGGACCGCTTCGAGGTCTCGATCCCCAACGACGTCCTCTCCGACATCGCGACGGTCGAGGACATCGCGAAGGCGCTGATGAAGCTCCAGGAGTCGAAGCAGGCGAGCTAA
- a CDS encoding thiamine phosphate synthase, which translates to MIAPSIILVTDPRYTLDRACEVIEKASAAVDPGALMVQLRDKAASIAELTKAARRLRDVTKKARAPFVLNAARPDARDVIELALDSGADGVHVAGKREAVAAVCAVADNAWISAPAHSSDDVSALAGNVEALLVSPIFATPDKATPRGPKALVEAKRLGPPEGGARIYALGGVGPDKVEACAVAGADGVAVIRSLFDAADPAAVARVLDAPFRRGAARARRS; encoded by the coding sequence GTGATCGCGCCCTCGATCATCCTCGTGACGGATCCGCGGTACACGCTCGACCGCGCGTGCGAGGTGATCGAGAAGGCGAGCGCGGCGGTCGATCCCGGCGCGCTCATGGTGCAGCTGCGCGACAAGGCGGCGTCGATCGCGGAGCTGACGAAGGCCGCGCGCCGCCTCCGCGACGTGACGAAGAAGGCGCGCGCGCCCTTCGTCCTCAACGCGGCGCGCCCCGACGCGCGCGACGTCATCGAGCTCGCGCTCGACAGCGGCGCCGACGGCGTGCACGTGGCGGGCAAGCGCGAGGCGGTCGCGGCGGTCTGCGCCGTCGCCGACAACGCGTGGATCTCCGCGCCCGCGCACTCGAGCGACGACGTCTCCGCGCTCGCCGGGAACGTCGAGGCGCTCCTCGTGAGCCCGATCTTCGCGACGCCGGACAAGGCGACGCCGCGCGGACCGAAGGCGCTCGTCGAGGCGAAGCGGCTCGGCCCGCCCGAAGGCGGCGCGCGGATCTACGCCCTCGGCGGCGTCGGGCCGGACAAGGTCGAAGCGTGCGCGGTCGCGGGCGCCGACGGCGTCGCCGTCATCCGTTCGCTCTTCGATGCCGCCGATCCCGCCGCCGTCGCGCGCGTCCTCGATGCGCCGTTTCGACGCGGCGCGGCGCGGGCGCGGCGATCGTAG
- a CDS encoding thiazole synthase, producing the protein MEDALVIAGRSFGSRLIVGTGKYKDVAETERAIDASGAEIVTVALRRVDLADKSSGSLMSLLQRKSWTLLPNTAGCYTADEAVRTLRLARELGIASMVKLEVIGDPKTLYPDNEQTLEAAKTLVKEGFTVLPYCIDDPILCRKLEDLGCAAVMPLAAPIGSGLGIRNPHNLSIILEHAKVPVIVDAGVGTASDAAIAMELGCDGVLMNTAIAHAKDPVLMATAMKDAVRAGRLARRAGRMSKTRYANASSPTAGLIE; encoded by the coding sequence ATGGAAGACGCGCTCGTCATCGCGGGCAGGAGCTTCGGCAGCCGGCTGATCGTCGGCACCGGCAAGTACAAGGACGTCGCCGAGACCGAGCGCGCGATCGACGCGTCGGGCGCGGAGATCGTGACGGTCGCGCTCCGTCGCGTCGACCTCGCCGACAAGTCGAGCGGCTCGCTCATGTCGCTCCTACAACGGAAGAGCTGGACGCTGCTCCCCAACACCGCCGGCTGCTACACCGCGGACGAGGCGGTGCGCACGCTGCGCCTCGCGCGCGAGCTCGGCATCGCGTCGATGGTGAAGCTCGAGGTCATCGGCGATCCGAAGACGCTCTACCCCGACAACGAGCAGACGCTCGAGGCCGCGAAGACGCTCGTGAAGGAGGGCTTCACCGTCCTGCCGTATTGCATCGACGATCCGATCCTCTGCCGCAAGCTCGAGGACCTCGGGTGCGCCGCGGTCATGCCGCTCGCGGCGCCGATCGGCAGCGGCCTCGGCATCCGCAATCCGCACAACCTCTCGATCATCCTCGAGCACGCGAAGGTCCCCGTCATCGTCGACGCCGGCGTCGGCACCGCGAGCGACGCCGCGATCGCGATGGAGCTCGGCTGCGACGGCGTCCTCATGAACACGGCGATCGCGCACGCGAAGGACCCCGTGCTGATGGCGACGGCGATGAAGGACGCCGTCCGCGCCGGACGTTTGGCGCGGCGCGCGGGTCGCATGTCGAAGACGCGCTACGCGAACGCGTCGAGCCCCACCGCCGGTCTGATCGAATGA